In Bacteroidetes bacterium GWF2_43_63, the sequence GTTGCCAGTTGTGAGTTTATGCAGTGATAATAAACGTTTATCCCAAAAATTATCATAGTCGATTCCTTTGAAAACGATCCGCCAGCTGGCGGATCGAATAATAATAGCCCGATGCCCTGATTGCTGAGTATGCGAAGCTCAGGGCTGCGGGGATAAGAAGAGCGACATGTCACGTTTTACGTGAAGCACCTTCGAAAATACGAATTCGCCGCGGCGGACGAGATACGAATGGATGTTAGAATGTGAGTGGCATTAATAAGTGGCTACTGGCTAATGACAACTGAACACTTGCAGATCTGTCTCTGAGAAAAAATCAGTAGCCCCCATGCAACCAATTTCCCCTAAATTTGCACTGATAATCAAAGACTTTTTTATGCGCGCATTTTTTGTTCTTATGGCGGTCGTTTCGATGACTGTTTTTTCTGTTGCCCAGACCGTTGAATATTCCTACCGTTTCGGCGATTACAAAGTTGTTGATAAAGGCGATTTTCAAACCATTATTTTTGACGGAACCCAGCAATACGGCGTTGTGGGCGAACCTACGTTGCCATATCAGCAAGTTTCGCTGCTGTTGCCGCCTGGCGCTGAAGTGGCGTCGGTTGAATATATTCTTGAAAATGAAATCGTCATTCCGGGAAAATACAATCTGCCGCCGGTGCAGCCCGATTATCCGTACAGTGTTGGAAGCAAAGGTCAGGAAGTAAAAGACGAAAACGTCTATTCACTCAATGCAGCTTATCCGCATAAATACAGCAGCTCGCTTGCGACGCAGTTTCTGAATGGTTATTCATTTGCACTTGGAAAATTTACGCCTGTACGATGGAACCCTGCAACCGGTTCTCTGTCATATTTCTCGAATGTCAGAGTCATTGTTCATACAACACAAACAGCACTTTCATTGAAAGCGATTGAGAATATCAGTTCTGCTGAAAATGCGCTGTTGCGCGTTCGCACACTGGCACAGAACAATGCCATGATGGATCGTTATCCCACCAAAGAACCCATGGATGCGTATCAGTTGCTGATAGTGACAACAACAACGTTGAAAGCCGGATTTGCGCCACTTCAGCATTATTACGACAGTCTCGGCATCAGCACACGCGTAGTGACAACAGATAGCATTAATACAGTAATGCCAGGAAGCAGTATTCGGACAAAAATCAGAGATTATATCATTCAGGAATACCAGAACAATTCCATTGAATATGTGATTCTAGGCGGTGATGTGAATAAAATTGGCGCACGCGGTTTCTATTGCTATGTTGTTTCCGGATCTGGTTACGAAGACACCGGTATTCCGGCCGACTTGTATTATTCGGCGCTGGATGGCACTTTTGATGAAGACGGAGACGGCACCTATGGCGAAGCACTGCAGGATTCTATCGATCTGTTGCCCGAAATATCCATCGGACGTTTTCCTGTTGAAACAACTTCCGAACTCGCCATCATGGTGAACAAAACCATCAATTATCAGAAAAATCCGGTCATGGCTGATATGAATAAAATCATCATGTTGGGCGAGCTGTTGCTCGATGCACCACTCACGCTCGGACAGGACTATCTTGAATTGTTGATTGACAATCAAAGCAACAATGGTTACAATACGAGCGGGATTCCTTCGGCAACAACCTCCATCGACACATTGTACGATCAATGGAATTCTGCAGGCGGATATGTTTCGTACGAATGGGATCTGCCCGAACTGTCCACCTCGTTGAATGCGGGTTCATCTTTCATTTATCACGTCGGACATTCTTCGGAATTGTACATGATGCGCATGAGTGATATGGAACTCGACAACACCACCTTTTCATCAATGAATGGAACCGATCATTCTTATGGACTTTTGTATTCGCACGGCTGCATGTGTGGTTCGTTCGACTGGGACGACTGCATTGCAGAGATCTCAATGACACTTGATAATTATCTGGCGGCTTGCGTTGTAAACTCGCGCTACGGCTGGTTTAATGAAGGTCAGACAGAAGGCCCGTCGCAGCATTTGAATCGTGAATTTGTCAATGCCATTTACAATCCGGCCATAAATGAGCGTAATATTGGCGATGCATTTACCATGTCGAAAATTGCAACGGCGCCCTGGGTTGATTTGGCCGGTGAATATGAATTCGGCGCCCAGCGCTGGGTACACTACGATAATAATTTATTGGGCGATCCGGTTTTGCGCATGTGGGTCGATGCCATTGAGGTCGGAGTGGGTGATTCAGAAAAAATTTCGTTCAGTGTTTATCCGAATCCATCGGATGGAAATATTGTTCTTGACCAGCAATTTGACGGAGCTCAGCTCAGCGTTTTCAATGCAATGGGTGATTTGGTGTATTCCGGAATTGTTGAGAGCCAGAAAATAAATCTGACACATTTATCTTCCGGATTATATTTGATGCAAATCAAACAAGGCAACGAAAGTTCAAACTCTAAAATCATTCTTCGCTAACGTAAGAGGCTGTCTCAAAATTGCCGGTTGTTTCGACATTCCACCGTTCCGGCCGCAATTAACCCTCGACGAGTTACGAACTCTTGGAGGGTTTTCTAAACAGGCCGGAACATGGAACCGTCGTAACAACAGCAAAAACAACGGTTCCATGTCCTTCAGCTTCTTCGTCGCTTCGGACGGTGGAATGTTGTTTTTGCACTTGATTTCTTTTTGAGACATCCTCGATTACGAAGGTCGTGAGCAATGAGCAGAATGAAGAGGTTGGAAAGTTAGAAATTGAATTGGCAATGCGTTGAATAATAATCCACGTTGTGTAAATCTCAAGACTTTTGTGTCCAATTCAAATAAAACATCAGTATTGCCATTTTTTTTCACAAGGTAATTTTAGTACCTTTGTGATTCTTTTGCTTTAATTTTCTCAAATAATTGATTATCAATATTTTAGATTTCAGAAGATGAACGCAAAATGAACTGAAAACAAAAATGACATGAAAGAGAAAAACGAAAAAACAGTTGCGGCCAACGCAATTGAAACAGCTGCAAGAAAAATTCAAAGCGAAAATATTGTGCTCCGCGAGCATGCCGAATTTCACAATTGCTACACCGTGCAGAGTGTTCAGGACGATATTCGTTTTCTGCAGGTTGTATATGGAAAACCAATTTCCATCAAGCCCGAAGACGTAACCATTGATTTTGTGAACAATCTTAAAGTGATTGGAAAAGATATTTATTTCTTTTTCAAATTGCTCGAGACCGACATGAACCCGCACAACTATATTAAATCGAAATACGAGTTCATTCGTCACCGCATTCCCAATGGCGATCCAAACCTATTTTATATAGCCTGGAATGGATTGATCAGAAATGACAGTTTTCGTCGCTTGCTGATTCAAACCTTTAATCTGAGCCGATTCAGCGACATTCTGTGTCCGCAAAGTATTGCAACACCCGGCGCATCTTTTACACGTTACAGAACCAAATTGGTGTTAGCCGACGACATGGCCACAACACCCGACGGAAAGCGTCGCACAACTGGCCGTGCACTTGAAGACGGCAGCGGGTTGATGATGAACGAAGAAATTGTGTGGTTGCCCAATGGCAAAGCCATTCCATTGTTTCCACAGGCCTATGTCCCCTTGAATCAGACACACATCATCATGATTCGCCACGGAAAATCGGAACATGAATCAGGTGGCGAAAATCCAGAATTTGTAGGCTCGGGTATTTGGGATACCTGGAGCAGCAACCGGCGCCTCAGTGGCTCGATGAGCAATTTTCTGAGCGATGCAGGGAAGAAAACCGCACAAGAACTTGGGCTTGATTTTAAAGTAGCTGTTGACATTCTTGATAAGGCCGGATATCCGATGTGGTCATGGTCGAAAGACAATCCTGTTCAGGTTTTCGGAAGCGAATCGGAAAATACGGAACAGACCGCACGCTTCTTTTTGCAGAATGCAGGATACAACAACATGCAGTTTCATGCTATGTTTGGACTCAATTCGCAGAAATACGGCGCATTGACATTCAAGTATAAAAACGAAATTATTGAGCAACTGGCCCGCATTCATTCCAACGGAGTAGAACCAACACCCGAAATTAAATCGAAGGTTTCGAAAATATTTAAAAATCGTTTTTATCATTATCCCGAAGGCGAGACCCTGATAGAAGCTGACTGGCGGATTGCGTATTCGTTTATTGATTTGTTGAACCAGAATTTAGGCAAACGCATTTTGCTGGCCGATCACTCGGGTGCCATCCGTGTATTCGAAGCTGTTATCCGCACTCTCGACTTTGCAGAATACAGCACCATTAAAGAAGCGCAGGACAGCATTATTGCCATGAGTTATCAACCCGGCAAAAACCTTCGCTACGACTATTTGCAGCGAAAAGATTTTCCACTTCGTAAACGCGAGAAGAAATAAGATCATGACCACAACACTAGTAATTTTATTGGCAGCTGGCTGCATGATTGCAGGGATTGCAGCAGCCATCCTGCTCATTCACCCGCGTTTGAGGTATTTGCACCGCCGCCTGATGACCGATCACAATACAGGTTTGATGAATTACGAAGGCTTCCTTCATTATCTGAAAAAACATCAGAAGAGAGAATCTTTTGTTTTGTTTCTGCTCGATCTGGATGATTTCAGGCGTTTCAACCGCCAGGGCTACGACACCGGCGATGAAGTGCTCAAATTATTTGCAGCAAAACTATCGAAGGCCATGAGTGGTCATGCAGTATGTGCACGCTACAGGTTGGGCGATGAATTTCTGGTCATAGTTCGCGAAAAAGACTCCCACAAAATTTCCGAAATTCTGGAAAAACTCAATCAGCAAGTGAATTATAAAAATGATTCTGTCCATTTTTCATGCGGCATTGCTGTTATTGAAGGAAGCGATACCGATTGTTTCGCGGCCCTCAGAAATGCACATGAAATCCTGATGAGTAAAAAGAAATAATTGCAAGGGGCTGGCTCAAATAGAAGGTTGTATCCGACATTCCACCGCTCCGGCTGCTGATTTGGTAATATTCTGGACAATTGAGCCGGAACATGGAACCGTCGGAACAACTTGCAAAAACAACGGTTCCATGTCCTCCAGCTCCGTTGTCGCTTCCAGACGGTGGAATGTTGTTTTTGCCGCTAAAGTCGTTTTGAGACAGTCTCAATTTTATTTTACTTCAATCAACATTTCTTTTCTTTCCGTCAGGTAGCCCAACGATGTTGAAGGCATATTGTTGGATTTTAAAATTTCTTCAATCTCGCTGCAAAAGCCAGGTTCAACGGCTATCAGCAGTCCGCCGCTGGTTTGCGGATCACACAGAAGCGACTTCCAGTCATCGATTTCGAGCTGTATATTGTGACCATAGCTATCCCAATTGCGGTTAGTTCCGCCCGGAATGCACTTTTGAGCGATATAATCATCAATCGCTTCGAAGCGCGGAATGTTGTTATACTCAATCAATGCAGATAAATTACTGCCTTCGCACATTTCGCGCAAATGGCCCATCAGGCCAAATCCAGTGACATCGGTCATGGCTGTGATTCCCGGCATTTTGGCAAATTCAGCACCGATGATATTGGGTTTTATCATCGATTCGGTTGCAACGCGTGCATGTTCAGGCCGCAGTTTACCTTGCTTTTCGGCGGTCGTTAGAATCCCGATGCCGAGCGGTTTGGTGAGATATAATTTGCAACCGGCTTTTGCTGTGTTGTTTTGCTTTAAGTTTTTAATATCTACGCGTCCGGTTACAGCCAGTCCGAAAATGGGTTCAGGACTGTCGATGCTGTGGCCGCCGGCCAAAAGAATTCCTGCATTTTTACACGCCTGACGACCGCCATCGACCACAATGCGCGCCACTTCAGGATCAATTTTTCCGATGGGCCAACCCAGTACAGCAATGGCGACGAGCGGTTTTCCACCCATCGCATACACGTCACTGATGGCATTGGTAGCGGCAATCATACCGAAATCGAAAGGATCATCAACAATCGGCATAAAAAAATCGGTGGTACTTATAACAGCAGTACCATCGCCCAAGTCATATACTGCCGCATCGTCGCAGCTTTCGTGACCGACCAGCAAACGCGCATCGGCTTGAGTTTCAATCTGACTATCGAGTATGGTGCTCAGCACTTTTGGCGATATTTTGCAGCCGCATCCCGCACCATGACTAAATTGTGTGAGACGTATTTTATTTTCCACGTTCATATTCATCCAAGATTAATTCTGTATTTTTTTCAGTGTTGATGCTCTCTGCTGCAATCATCAGCACCTTTTTATTATCATGAAATTCAAGGCCGCGGCTATAGGCTTTGTCGTAATACGAAAGCGACAGAAACGCCACCTCGTACAAATTCCCTTCATCGAGCCATTGCAGTGCCTGATTGACATTCTGACCGCCCAGCCGGCGTGAAATTTTCAAAATAGATTCTTTCAGATCATCAATGCTGGCAGCAGCGTAATCAGTAACCAGATATTCAGCCCGGACGCTGCGCGGGATATCAAGAAAAAATACCGGAGCCGCACGCATTTGCGTAAACAGCGCTGCCGGCAGATTTACTTTGCCAATATTACAGCTTTCATCTTCGAGCCAAACGGGCAGGGCCGGATTGAAGCGGCTCCAGATGTCGTACAAATTATTTTCGAACTGTTCGGTTGTTGGCTGTGGCTTCTGGCCGATGGCACCAAAGGCCGAACCCTTGTGACAAGCTAACCCTTCGAGATCAATGGCCTGATGGCCGAGCTCCTGAAGTTTTTTAACAATCGGCGTTTTCCCGCTGCCGGTATAACCACCCAGAATCAGCACCTGATGCGGTTTCGACCAATGTTCATTCAACAGACGTCGCCACGATTTGTATCCACCCGTGATGACCGAAATATTTTCAAAACCGTTTTCGTGCAGGTGTTCCGCAAACAAGCGACTGCGCATTCCACCGCGCCAGCAGTGAATTACAACAGAACCATCGGGCGCCACATTGCGCACTTCGTCAATAAACCATTGCTTTTTCGGATTGGCATATGCATAACCAATTTGCATCGCTTCATCGCGCGAGCGGCGCACATACACGGTTCCGATATGCGCACGTTCGTCGTCAGAAAACAAAGGAACATTTACCGCACCCGGGATGTGACCCTGTTCAAACTCGCCCGGCGAGCGCACATCGATGAGTGGCTTTGGATCTGCTAATAATTCCTGTATGGAAA encodes:
- a CDS encoding selenide, water dikinase SelD, producing MNVENKIRLTQFSHGAGCGCKISPKVLSTILDSQIETQADARLLVGHESCDDAAVYDLGDGTAVISTTDFFMPIVDDPFDFGMIAATNAISDVYAMGGKPLVAIAVLGWPIGKIDPEVARIVVDGGRQACKNAGILLAGGHSIDSPEPIFGLAVTGRVDIKNLKQNNTAKAGCKLYLTKPLGIGILTTAEKQGKLRPEHARVATESMIKPNIIGAEFAKMPGITAMTDVTGFGLMGHLREMCEGSNLSALIEYNNIPRFEAIDDYIAQKCIPGGTNRNWDSYGHNIQLEIDDWKSLLCDPQTSGGLLIAVEPGFCSEIEEILKSNNMPSTSLGYLTERKEMLIEVK
- a CDS encoding tRNA 2-selenouridine(34) synthase MnmH, whose translation is MIQSISIQELLADPKPLIDVRSPGEFEQGHIPGAVNVPLFSDDERAHIGTVYVRRSRDEAMQIGYAYANPKKQWFIDEVRNVAPDGSVVIHCWRGGMRSRLFAEHLHENGFENISVITGGYKSWRRLLNEHWSKPHQVLILGGYTGSGKTPIVKKLQELGHQAIDLEGLACHKGSAFGAIGQKPQPTTEQFENNLYDIWSRFNPALPVWLEDESCNIGKVNLPAALFTQMRAAPVFFLDIPRSVRAEYLVTDYAAASIDDLKESILKISRRLGGQNVNQALQWLDEGNLYEVAFLSLSYYDKAYSRGLEFHDNKKVLMIAAESINTEKNTELILDEYERGK